One region of Tamandua tetradactyla isolate mTamTet1 chromosome 6, mTamTet1.pri, whole genome shotgun sequence genomic DNA includes:
- the PROCA1 gene encoding protein PROCA1 isoform X8: MWVRTTLTIERWTTEETEGKTDGWDESSSKDINRLPSWERGHLLAGVASSTDASTFSSEGEFKETDRCCWKHKQCTGHIIHPFTSDYSHCNLHLHAVSHCDCDSSVKECSEKANSCSSQDADQTCSRDVGSTCFNIIPSPCFELIPEEECVERVWYGWCKSYRPISVAVIHHPIHHEFGDDDLNEEEEEEEEERKPPIPTQVGPTATRPDIGPGTVTGIITGSPDSAAPITIWRSESPTGKSQGSKVIKKVKKKKEKEKDKEEETDEKAKLKKKVKKGKLTKKKSPVKSESSPPDLSRSLSPRELARMSESSPESPGSEDSYHDAGQEEPSSEDTVAFSAKKREKNTVQAKKNGPKVSQGGKVIKRKSPPVSNPNLS; this comes from the exons ATGTGGGTCAGGACGACACTGACGATTGAAAGGTGGACTACGGAAGAGACCGAGGGCAAGACCGACGGCTGGGATGAGAGCAGTAGCAAGG ATATAAACAGGTTACCCAGCTGGGAGAGAGGACACCTGCTGGCTGGTGTGGCATCCAGCACTGATGCATCTACCTTTTCCTCGGAAG GTGAATTCAAGGAAACTGACAGGTGTTGCTGGAAACACAAGCAATGTACTGGGCACATCATCCACCCCTTCACCTCTGACTACAGCCACTGCAACCTGCACCTGCACGCTGTCAGCCACTGTGACTGTGATTCCAG TGTGAAGGAATGCTCAGAGAAGGCAAACAGCTGCAGCTCCCAAGATGCAGACCAAACTTGTTCCCGAGATGTGGGCTCAACCTGCTTCAACATCATTCCGTCCCCTTGCTTTGAGCTCATCCCAGAAGAAGAGTGTGTGGAGCGGGTCTGGTATGGCTG GTGCAAAAGCTACAGGCCCATCTCTGTGGCCGTGATCCACCATCCCATCCACCATGAGTTTGGGGATGATGACCTaaatgaagaagaggaagaggaggaggaagaaagaaaacctcCCATTCCGACCCAGGTGGGGCCTACTGCCACCCGCCCTGACATCGGCCCCGGCACGGTCACTGGGATCATCACGGGTAGCCCTGACTCGGCAGCTCCCATCACCATCTGGCGCTCCGAGAGCCCCACAGGGAAAAGCCAGGGCAGCAAGGTGATCAAGaaggtaaagaagaaaaaggaaaaagagaaagacaaggaGGAAGAGACAGACGAGAAGGCAAAGCTgaagaaaaaagtcaagaaaGGCAAGCTGACTAAGAAGAAGAGCCCAGTTAAATCAGAGTCTTCCCCTCCAGACTTGAGTCGATCATTAAGCCCAAGAGAGCTGGCCAGGATGTCCGAGTCCAGCCCGGAAAGCCCGGGGAGCGAGGACAGCTACCACGATGCTGGGCAGGAGGAACCCTCCAGTGAGGATACTGTGGCGTTTTCAgccaagaagagagagaagaacacAGTCCAGGCCAAGAAGAATGGGCCCAAAGTCTCACAAGGCGGGAAGGTAATCAAGAGGAAGTCTCCCCCAGTATCAAACCCCAATCTCAGTTGA
- the PROCA1 gene encoding protein PROCA1 isoform X6, translating to MWVRTTLTIERWTTEETEGKTDGWDESSSKDINRLPSWERGHLLAGVASSTDASTFSSEGEFKETDRCCWKHKQCTGHIIHPFTSDYSHCNLHLHAVSHCDCDSRESRRHGRQAESPVCGSVKECSEKANSCSSQDADQTCSRDVGSTCFNIIPSPCFELIPEEECVERVWYGWCKSYRPISVAVIHHPIHHEFGDDDLNEEEEEEEEERKPPIPTQVGPTATRPDIGPGTVTGIITGSPDSAAPITIWRSESPTGKSQGSKVIKKVKKKKEKEKDKEEETDEKAKLKKKVKKGKLTKKKSPVKSESSPPDLSRSLSPRELARMSESSPESPGSEDSYHDAGQEEPSSEDTVAFSAKKREKNTVQAKKNGPKVSQGGKVIKRKSPPVSNPNLS from the exons ATGTGGGTCAGGACGACACTGACGATTGAAAGGTGGACTACGGAAGAGACCGAGGGCAAGACCGACGGCTGGGATGAGAGCAGTAGCAAGG ATATAAACAGGTTACCCAGCTGGGAGAGAGGACACCTGCTGGCTGGTGTGGCATCCAGCACTGATGCATCTACCTTTTCCTCGGAAG GTGAATTCAAGGAAACTGACAGGTGTTGCTGGAAACACAAGCAATGTACTGGGCACATCATCCACCCCTTCACCTCTGACTACAGCCACTGCAACCTGCACCTGCACGCTGTCAGCCACTGTGACTGTGATTCCAG GGAGTCACGGAGGCATGGGAGGCAGGCTGAGAGTCCTGTGTGTGGCAGTGTGAAGGAATGCTCAGAGAAGGCAAACAGCTGCAGCTCCCAAGATGCAGACCAAACTTGTTCCCGAGATGTGGGCTCAACCTGCTTCAACATCATTCCGTCCCCTTGCTTTGAGCTCATCCCAGAAGAAGAGTGTGTGGAGCGGGTCTGGTATGGCTG GTGCAAAAGCTACAGGCCCATCTCTGTGGCCGTGATCCACCATCCCATCCACCATGAGTTTGGGGATGATGACCTaaatgaagaagaggaagaggaggaggaagaaagaaaacctcCCATTCCGACCCAGGTGGGGCCTACTGCCACCCGCCCTGACATCGGCCCCGGCACGGTCACTGGGATCATCACGGGTAGCCCTGACTCGGCAGCTCCCATCACCATCTGGCGCTCCGAGAGCCCCACAGGGAAAAGCCAGGGCAGCAAGGTGATCAAGaaggtaaagaagaaaaaggaaaaagagaaagacaaggaGGAAGAGACAGACGAGAAGGCAAAGCTgaagaaaaaagtcaagaaaGGCAAGCTGACTAAGAAGAAGAGCCCAGTTAAATCAGAGTCTTCCCCTCCAGACTTGAGTCGATCATTAAGCCCAAGAGAGCTGGCCAGGATGTCCGAGTCCAGCCCGGAAAGCCCGGGGAGCGAGGACAGCTACCACGATGCTGGGCAGGAGGAACCCTCCAGTGAGGATACTGTGGCGTTTTCAgccaagaagagagagaagaacacAGTCCAGGCCAAGAAGAATGGGCCCAAAGTCTCACAAGGCGGGAAGGTAATCAAGAGGAAGTCTCCCCCAGTATCAAACCCCAATCTCAGTTGA
- the PROCA1 gene encoding protein PROCA1 isoform X11 produces the protein MHLPFPRKVNSRKLTGVAGNTSNVLGTSSTPSPLTTATATCTCTLSATVTVIPGFLLWALRESRRHGRQAESPVCGSVKECSEKANSCSSQDADQTCSRDVGSTCFNIIPSPCFELIPEEECVERVWYGWCKSYRPISVAVIHHPIHHEFGDDDLNEEEEEEEEERKPPIPTQVGPTATRPDIGPGTVTGIITGSPDSAAPITIWRSESPTGKSQGSKVIKKVKKKKEKEKDKEEETDEKAKLKKKVKKGKLTKKKSPVKSESSPPDLSRSLSPRELARMSESSPESPGSEDSYHDAGQEEPSSEDTVAFSAKKREKNTVQAKKNGPKVSQGGKVIKRKSPPVSNPNLS, from the exons ATGCATCTACCTTTTCCTCGGAAG GTGAATTCAAGGAAACTGACAGGTGTTGCTGGAAACACAAGCAATGTACTGGGCACATCATCCACCCCTTCACCTCTGACTACAGCCACTGCAACCTGCACCTGCACGCTGTCAGCCACTGTGACTGTGATTCCAG GCTTCTTACTCTGGGCCCTCAGGGAGTCACGGAGGCATGGGAGGCAGGCTGAGAGTCCTGTGTGTGGCAGTGTGAAGGAATGCTCAGAGAAGGCAAACAGCTGCAGCTCCCAAGATGCAGACCAAACTTGTTCCCGAGATGTGGGCTCAACCTGCTTCAACATCATTCCGTCCCCTTGCTTTGAGCTCATCCCAGAAGAAGAGTGTGTGGAGCGGGTCTGGTATGGCTG GTGCAAAAGCTACAGGCCCATCTCTGTGGCCGTGATCCACCATCCCATCCACCATGAGTTTGGGGATGATGACCTaaatgaagaagaggaagaggaggaggaagaaagaaaacctcCCATTCCGACCCAGGTGGGGCCTACTGCCACCCGCCCTGACATCGGCCCCGGCACGGTCACTGGGATCATCACGGGTAGCCCTGACTCGGCAGCTCCCATCACCATCTGGCGCTCCGAGAGCCCCACAGGGAAAAGCCAGGGCAGCAAGGTGATCAAGaaggtaaagaagaaaaaggaaaaagagaaagacaaggaGGAAGAGACAGACGAGAAGGCAAAGCTgaagaaaaaagtcaagaaaGGCAAGCTGACTAAGAAGAAGAGCCCAGTTAAATCAGAGTCTTCCCCTCCAGACTTGAGTCGATCATTAAGCCCAAGAGAGCTGGCCAGGATGTCCGAGTCCAGCCCGGAAAGCCCGGGGAGCGAGGACAGCTACCACGATGCTGGGCAGGAGGAACCCTCCAGTGAGGATACTGTGGCGTTTTCAgccaagaagagagagaagaacacAGTCCAGGCCAAGAAGAATGGGCCCAAAGTCTCACAAGGCGGGAAGGTAATCAAGAGGAAGTCTCCCCCAGTATCAAACCCCAATCTCAGTTGA
- the PROCA1 gene encoding protein PROCA1 isoform X12, whose product MRAVARVNSRKLTGVAGNTSNVLGTSSTPSPLTTATATCTCTLSATVTVIPGFLLWALRESRRHGRQAESPVCGSVKECSEKANSCSSQDADQTCSRDVGSTCFNIIPSPCFELIPEEECVERVWYGWCKSYRPISVAVIHHPIHHEFGDDDLNEEEEEEEEERKPPIPTQVGPTATRPDIGPGTVTGIITGSPDSAAPITIWRSESPTGKSQGSKVIKKVKKKKEKEKDKEEETDEKAKLKKKVKKGKLTKKKSPVKSESSPPDLSRSLSPRELARMSESSPESPGSEDSYHDAGQEEPSSEDTVAFSAKKREKNTVQAKKNGPKVSQGGKVIKRKSPPVSNPNLS is encoded by the exons ATGAGAGCAGTAGCAAGG GTGAATTCAAGGAAACTGACAGGTGTTGCTGGAAACACAAGCAATGTACTGGGCACATCATCCACCCCTTCACCTCTGACTACAGCCACTGCAACCTGCACCTGCACGCTGTCAGCCACTGTGACTGTGATTCCAG GCTTCTTACTCTGGGCCCTCAGGGAGTCACGGAGGCATGGGAGGCAGGCTGAGAGTCCTGTGTGTGGCAGTGTGAAGGAATGCTCAGAGAAGGCAAACAGCTGCAGCTCCCAAGATGCAGACCAAACTTGTTCCCGAGATGTGGGCTCAACCTGCTTCAACATCATTCCGTCCCCTTGCTTTGAGCTCATCCCAGAAGAAGAGTGTGTGGAGCGGGTCTGGTATGGCTG GTGCAAAAGCTACAGGCCCATCTCTGTGGCCGTGATCCACCATCCCATCCACCATGAGTTTGGGGATGATGACCTaaatgaagaagaggaagaggaggaggaagaaagaaaacctcCCATTCCGACCCAGGTGGGGCCTACTGCCACCCGCCCTGACATCGGCCCCGGCACGGTCACTGGGATCATCACGGGTAGCCCTGACTCGGCAGCTCCCATCACCATCTGGCGCTCCGAGAGCCCCACAGGGAAAAGCCAGGGCAGCAAGGTGATCAAGaaggtaaagaagaaaaaggaaaaagagaaagacaaggaGGAAGAGACAGACGAGAAGGCAAAGCTgaagaaaaaagtcaagaaaGGCAAGCTGACTAAGAAGAAGAGCCCAGTTAAATCAGAGTCTTCCCCTCCAGACTTGAGTCGATCATTAAGCCCAAGAGAGCTGGCCAGGATGTCCGAGTCCAGCCCGGAAAGCCCGGGGAGCGAGGACAGCTACCACGATGCTGGGCAGGAGGAACCCTCCAGTGAGGATACTGTGGCGTTTTCAgccaagaagagagagaagaacacAGTCCAGGCCAAGAAGAATGGGCCCAAAGTCTCACAAGGCGGGAAGGTAATCAAGAGGAAGTCTCCCCCAGTATCAAACCCCAATCTCAGTTGA
- the PROCA1 gene encoding protein PROCA1 isoform X10 yields MWVRTTLTIERWTTEETEGKTDGWDESSSKGEFKETDRCCWKHKQCTGHIIHPFTSDYSHCNLHLHAVSHCDCDSRESRRHGRQAESPVCGSVKECSEKANSCSSQDADQTCSRDVGSTCFNIIPSPCFELIPEEECVERVWYGWCKSYRPISVAVIHHPIHHEFGDDDLNEEEEEEEEERKPPIPTQVGPTATRPDIGPGTVTGIITGSPDSAAPITIWRSESPTGKSQGSKVIKKVKKKKEKEKDKEEETDEKAKLKKKVKKGKLTKKKSPVKSESSPPDLSRSLSPRELARMSESSPESPGSEDSYHDAGQEEPSSEDTVAFSAKKREKNTVQAKKNGPKVSQGGKVIKRKSPPVSNPNLS; encoded by the exons ATGTGGGTCAGGACGACACTGACGATTGAAAGGTGGACTACGGAAGAGACCGAGGGCAAGACCGACGGCTGGGATGAGAGCAGTAGCAAGG GTGAATTCAAGGAAACTGACAGGTGTTGCTGGAAACACAAGCAATGTACTGGGCACATCATCCACCCCTTCACCTCTGACTACAGCCACTGCAACCTGCACCTGCACGCTGTCAGCCACTGTGACTGTGATTCCAG GGAGTCACGGAGGCATGGGAGGCAGGCTGAGAGTCCTGTGTGTGGCAGTGTGAAGGAATGCTCAGAGAAGGCAAACAGCTGCAGCTCCCAAGATGCAGACCAAACTTGTTCCCGAGATGTGGGCTCAACCTGCTTCAACATCATTCCGTCCCCTTGCTTTGAGCTCATCCCAGAAGAAGAGTGTGTGGAGCGGGTCTGGTATGGCTG GTGCAAAAGCTACAGGCCCATCTCTGTGGCCGTGATCCACCATCCCATCCACCATGAGTTTGGGGATGATGACCTaaatgaagaagaggaagaggaggaggaagaaagaaaacctcCCATTCCGACCCAGGTGGGGCCTACTGCCACCCGCCCTGACATCGGCCCCGGCACGGTCACTGGGATCATCACGGGTAGCCCTGACTCGGCAGCTCCCATCACCATCTGGCGCTCCGAGAGCCCCACAGGGAAAAGCCAGGGCAGCAAGGTGATCAAGaaggtaaagaagaaaaaggaaaaagagaaagacaaggaGGAAGAGACAGACGAGAAGGCAAAGCTgaagaaaaaagtcaagaaaGGCAAGCTGACTAAGAAGAAGAGCCCAGTTAAATCAGAGTCTTCCCCTCCAGACTTGAGTCGATCATTAAGCCCAAGAGAGCTGGCCAGGATGTCCGAGTCCAGCCCGGAAAGCCCGGGGAGCGAGGACAGCTACCACGATGCTGGGCAGGAGGAACCCTCCAGTGAGGATACTGTGGCGTTTTCAgccaagaagagagagaagaacacAGTCCAGGCCAAGAAGAATGGGCCCAAAGTCTCACAAGGCGGGAAGGTAATCAAGAGGAAGTCTCCCCCAGTATCAAACCCCAATCTCAGTTGA
- the PROCA1 gene encoding protein PROCA1 isoform X2: protein MWVRTTLTIERWTTEETEGKTDGWDESSSKGQAPRSRSSNFCQQLSGRPEPPPMKRGSKALRAGRCLGIPGVTSQSPPDGAGPERHFPGDINRLPSWERGHLLAGVASSTDASTFSSEGEFKETDRCCWKHKQCTGHIIHPFTSDYSHCNLHLHAVSHCDCDSSVKECSEKANSCSSQDADQTCSRDVGSTCFNIIPSPCFELIPEEECVERVWYGWCKSYRPISVAVIHHPIHHEFGDDDLNEEEEEEEEERKPPIPTQVGPTATRPDIGPGTVTGIITGSPDSAAPITIWRSESPTGKSQGSKVIKKVKKKKEKEKDKEEETDEKAKLKKKVKKGKLTKKKSPVKSESSPPDLSRSLSPRELARMSESSPESPGSEDSYHDAGQEEPSSEDTVAFSAKKREKNTVQAKKNGPKVSQGGKVIKRKSPPVSNPNLS, encoded by the exons ATGTGGGTCAGGACGACACTGACGATTGAAAGGTGGACTACGGAAGAGACCGAGGGCAAGACCGACGGCTGGGATGAGAGCAGTAGCAAGG GGCAGGCCCCCAGGAGTCGGAGCTCCAACTTCTGCCAGCAACTCAGCGGAAGACCCGAGCCTCCTCCCATGAAGCGTGGTTCCAAGGCCCTGAGGGCAGGAAGATGTCTGGGGATTCCAGGCGTGACATCACAATCACCTCCGGATGGGGCGGGGCCAGAGCGACATTTCCCAGGAG ATATAAACAGGTTACCCAGCTGGGAGAGAGGACACCTGCTGGCTGGTGTGGCATCCAGCACTGATGCATCTACCTTTTCCTCGGAAG GTGAATTCAAGGAAACTGACAGGTGTTGCTGGAAACACAAGCAATGTACTGGGCACATCATCCACCCCTTCACCTCTGACTACAGCCACTGCAACCTGCACCTGCACGCTGTCAGCCACTGTGACTGTGATTCCAG TGTGAAGGAATGCTCAGAGAAGGCAAACAGCTGCAGCTCCCAAGATGCAGACCAAACTTGTTCCCGAGATGTGGGCTCAACCTGCTTCAACATCATTCCGTCCCCTTGCTTTGAGCTCATCCCAGAAGAAGAGTGTGTGGAGCGGGTCTGGTATGGCTG GTGCAAAAGCTACAGGCCCATCTCTGTGGCCGTGATCCACCATCCCATCCACCATGAGTTTGGGGATGATGACCTaaatgaagaagaggaagaggaggaggaagaaagaaaacctcCCATTCCGACCCAGGTGGGGCCTACTGCCACCCGCCCTGACATCGGCCCCGGCACGGTCACTGGGATCATCACGGGTAGCCCTGACTCGGCAGCTCCCATCACCATCTGGCGCTCCGAGAGCCCCACAGGGAAAAGCCAGGGCAGCAAGGTGATCAAGaaggtaaagaagaaaaaggaaaaagagaaagacaaggaGGAAGAGACAGACGAGAAGGCAAAGCTgaagaaaaaagtcaagaaaGGCAAGCTGACTAAGAAGAAGAGCCCAGTTAAATCAGAGTCTTCCCCTCCAGACTTGAGTCGATCATTAAGCCCAAGAGAGCTGGCCAGGATGTCCGAGTCCAGCCCGGAAAGCCCGGGGAGCGAGGACAGCTACCACGATGCTGGGCAGGAGGAACCCTCCAGTGAGGATACTGTGGCGTTTTCAgccaagaagagagagaagaacacAGTCCAGGCCAAGAAGAATGGGCCCAAAGTCTCACAAGGCGGGAAGGTAATCAAGAGGAAGTCTCCCCCAGTATCAAACCCCAATCTCAGTTGA
- the PROCA1 gene encoding protein PROCA1 isoform X5, which produces MWVRTTLTIERWTTEETEGKTDGWDESSSKVLLLWCPTWNPNPCAASGEELLGPREAEDSVQMSITCEFKETDRCCWKHKQCTGHIIHPFTSDYSHCNLHLHAVSHCDCDSRESRRHGRQAESPVCGSVKECSEKANSCSSQDADQTCSRDVGSTCFNIIPSPCFELIPEEECVERVWYGWCKSYRPISVAVIHHPIHHEFGDDDLNEEEEEEEEERKPPIPTQVGPTATRPDIGPGTVTGIITGSPDSAAPITIWRSESPTGKSQGSKVIKKVKKKKEKEKDKEEETDEKAKLKKKVKKGKLTKKKSPVKSESSPPDLSRSLSPRELARMSESSPESPGSEDSYHDAGQEEPSSEDTVAFSAKKREKNTVQAKKNGPKVSQGGKVIKRKSPPVSNPNLS; this is translated from the exons ATGTGGGTCAGGACGACACTGACGATTGAAAGGTGGACTACGGAAGAGACCGAGGGCAAGACCGACGGCTGGGATGAGAGCAGTAGCAAGG tTCTGCTGCTCTGGTGTCCAACCTGGAACCCCAACCCTTGTGCCGCGAGCGGGGAGGAACTCCTCGGCCCGCGGGAAGCGGAAGATTCTGTACAAATGAGCATCACCT GTGAATTCAAGGAAACTGACAGGTGTTGCTGGAAACACAAGCAATGTACTGGGCACATCATCCACCCCTTCACCTCTGACTACAGCCACTGCAACCTGCACCTGCACGCTGTCAGCCACTGTGACTGTGATTCCAG GGAGTCACGGAGGCATGGGAGGCAGGCTGAGAGTCCTGTGTGTGGCAGTGTGAAGGAATGCTCAGAGAAGGCAAACAGCTGCAGCTCCCAAGATGCAGACCAAACTTGTTCCCGAGATGTGGGCTCAACCTGCTTCAACATCATTCCGTCCCCTTGCTTTGAGCTCATCCCAGAAGAAGAGTGTGTGGAGCGGGTCTGGTATGGCTG GTGCAAAAGCTACAGGCCCATCTCTGTGGCCGTGATCCACCATCCCATCCACCATGAGTTTGGGGATGATGACCTaaatgaagaagaggaagaggaggaggaagaaagaaaacctcCCATTCCGACCCAGGTGGGGCCTACTGCCACCCGCCCTGACATCGGCCCCGGCACGGTCACTGGGATCATCACGGGTAGCCCTGACTCGGCAGCTCCCATCACCATCTGGCGCTCCGAGAGCCCCACAGGGAAAAGCCAGGGCAGCAAGGTGATCAAGaaggtaaagaagaaaaaggaaaaagagaaagacaaggaGGAAGAGACAGACGAGAAGGCAAAGCTgaagaaaaaagtcaagaaaGGCAAGCTGACTAAGAAGAAGAGCCCAGTTAAATCAGAGTCTTCCCCTCCAGACTTGAGTCGATCATTAAGCCCAAGAGAGCTGGCCAGGATGTCCGAGTCCAGCCCGGAAAGCCCGGGGAGCGAGGACAGCTACCACGATGCTGGGCAGGAGGAACCCTCCAGTGAGGATACTGTGGCGTTTTCAgccaagaagagagagaagaacacAGTCCAGGCCAAGAAGAATGGGCCCAAAGTCTCACAAGGCGGGAAGGTAATCAAGAGGAAGTCTCCCCCAGTATCAAACCCCAATCTCAGTTGA
- the PROCA1 gene encoding protein PROCA1 isoform X4 — protein sequence MRAVARAPRSRSSNFCQQLSGRPEPPPMKRGSKALRAGRCLGIPGVTSQSPPDGAGPERHFPGDINRLPSWERGHLLAGVASSTDASTFSSEGEFKETDRCCWKHKQCTGHIIHPFTSDYSHCNLHLHAVSHCDCDSRESRRHGRQAESPVCGSVKECSEKANSCSSQDADQTCSRDVGSTCFNIIPSPCFELIPEEECVERVWYGWCKSYRPISVAVIHHPIHHEFGDDDLNEEEEEEEEERKPPIPTQVGPTATRPDIGPGTVTGIITGSPDSAAPITIWRSESPTGKSQGSKVIKKVKKKKEKEKDKEEETDEKAKLKKKVKKGKLTKKKSPVKSESSPPDLSRSLSPRELARMSESSPESPGSEDSYHDAGQEEPSSEDTVAFSAKKREKNTVQAKKNGPKVSQGGKVIKRKSPPVSNPNLS from the exons ATGAGAGCAGTAGCAAGG GCCCCCAGGAGTCGGAGCTCCAACTTCTGCCAGCAACTCAGCGGAAGACCCGAGCCTCCTCCCATGAAGCGTGGTTCCAAGGCCCTGAGGGCAGGAAGATGTCTGGGGATTCCAGGCGTGACATCACAATCACCTCCGGATGGGGCGGGGCCAGAGCGACATTTCCCAGGAG ATATAAACAGGTTACCCAGCTGGGAGAGAGGACACCTGCTGGCTGGTGTGGCATCCAGCACTGATGCATCTACCTTTTCCTCGGAAG GTGAATTCAAGGAAACTGACAGGTGTTGCTGGAAACACAAGCAATGTACTGGGCACATCATCCACCCCTTCACCTCTGACTACAGCCACTGCAACCTGCACCTGCACGCTGTCAGCCACTGTGACTGTGATTCCAG GGAGTCACGGAGGCATGGGAGGCAGGCTGAGAGTCCTGTGTGTGGCAGTGTGAAGGAATGCTCAGAGAAGGCAAACAGCTGCAGCTCCCAAGATGCAGACCAAACTTGTTCCCGAGATGTGGGCTCAACCTGCTTCAACATCATTCCGTCCCCTTGCTTTGAGCTCATCCCAGAAGAAGAGTGTGTGGAGCGGGTCTGGTATGGCTG GTGCAAAAGCTACAGGCCCATCTCTGTGGCCGTGATCCACCATCCCATCCACCATGAGTTTGGGGATGATGACCTaaatgaagaagaggaagaggaggaggaagaaagaaaacctcCCATTCCGACCCAGGTGGGGCCTACTGCCACCCGCCCTGACATCGGCCCCGGCACGGTCACTGGGATCATCACGGGTAGCCCTGACTCGGCAGCTCCCATCACCATCTGGCGCTCCGAGAGCCCCACAGGGAAAAGCCAGGGCAGCAAGGTGATCAAGaaggtaaagaagaaaaaggaaaaagagaaagacaaggaGGAAGAGACAGACGAGAAGGCAAAGCTgaagaaaaaagtcaagaaaGGCAAGCTGACTAAGAAGAAGAGCCCAGTTAAATCAGAGTCTTCCCCTCCAGACTTGAGTCGATCATTAAGCCCAAGAGAGCTGGCCAGGATGTCCGAGTCCAGCCCGGAAAGCCCGGGGAGCGAGGACAGCTACCACGATGCTGGGCAGGAGGAACCCTCCAGTGAGGATACTGTGGCGTTTTCAgccaagaagagagagaagaacacAGTCCAGGCCAAGAAGAATGGGCCCAAAGTCTCACAAGGCGGGAAGGTAATCAAGAGGAAGTCTCCCCCAGTATCAAACCCCAATCTCAGTTGA
- the PROCA1 gene encoding protein PROCA1 isoform X3 gives MWVRTTLTIERWTTEETEGKTDGWDESSSKVLLLWCPTWNPNPCAASGEELLGPREAEDSVQMSITYINRLPSWERGHLLAGVASSTDASTFSSEGEFKETDRCCWKHKQCTGHIIHPFTSDYSHCNLHLHAVSHCDCDSRESRRHGRQAESPVCGSVKECSEKANSCSSQDADQTCSRDVGSTCFNIIPSPCFELIPEEECVERVWYGWCKSYRPISVAVIHHPIHHEFGDDDLNEEEEEEEEERKPPIPTQVGPTATRPDIGPGTVTGIITGSPDSAAPITIWRSESPTGKSQGSKVIKKVKKKKEKEKDKEEETDEKAKLKKKVKKGKLTKKKSPVKSESSPPDLSRSLSPRELARMSESSPESPGSEDSYHDAGQEEPSSEDTVAFSAKKREKNTVQAKKNGPKVSQGGKVIKRKSPPVSNPNLS, from the exons ATGTGGGTCAGGACGACACTGACGATTGAAAGGTGGACTACGGAAGAGACCGAGGGCAAGACCGACGGCTGGGATGAGAGCAGTAGCAAGG tTCTGCTGCTCTGGTGTCCAACCTGGAACCCCAACCCTTGTGCCGCGAGCGGGGAGGAACTCCTCGGCCCGCGGGAAGCGGAAGATTCTGTACAAATGAGCATCACCT ATATAAACAGGTTACCCAGCTGGGAGAGAGGACACCTGCTGGCTGGTGTGGCATCCAGCACTGATGCATCTACCTTTTCCTCGGAAG GTGAATTCAAGGAAACTGACAGGTGTTGCTGGAAACACAAGCAATGTACTGGGCACATCATCCACCCCTTCACCTCTGACTACAGCCACTGCAACCTGCACCTGCACGCTGTCAGCCACTGTGACTGTGATTCCAG GGAGTCACGGAGGCATGGGAGGCAGGCTGAGAGTCCTGTGTGTGGCAGTGTGAAGGAATGCTCAGAGAAGGCAAACAGCTGCAGCTCCCAAGATGCAGACCAAACTTGTTCCCGAGATGTGGGCTCAACCTGCTTCAACATCATTCCGTCCCCTTGCTTTGAGCTCATCCCAGAAGAAGAGTGTGTGGAGCGGGTCTGGTATGGCTG GTGCAAAAGCTACAGGCCCATCTCTGTGGCCGTGATCCACCATCCCATCCACCATGAGTTTGGGGATGATGACCTaaatgaagaagaggaagaggaggaggaagaaagaaaacctcCCATTCCGACCCAGGTGGGGCCTACTGCCACCCGCCCTGACATCGGCCCCGGCACGGTCACTGGGATCATCACGGGTAGCCCTGACTCGGCAGCTCCCATCACCATCTGGCGCTCCGAGAGCCCCACAGGGAAAAGCCAGGGCAGCAAGGTGATCAAGaaggtaaagaagaaaaaggaaaaagagaaagacaaggaGGAAGAGACAGACGAGAAGGCAAAGCTgaagaaaaaagtcaagaaaGGCAAGCTGACTAAGAAGAAGAGCCCAGTTAAATCAGAGTCTTCCCCTCCAGACTTGAGTCGATCATTAAGCCCAAGAGAGCTGGCCAGGATGTCCGAGTCCAGCCCGGAAAGCCCGGGGAGCGAGGACAGCTACCACGATGCTGGGCAGGAGGAACCCTCCAGTGAGGATACTGTGGCGTTTTCAgccaagaagagagagaagaacacAGTCCAGGCCAAGAAGAATGGGCCCAAAGTCTCACAAGGCGGGAAGGTAATCAAGAGGAAGTCTCCCCCAGTATCAAACCCCAATCTCAGTTGA